Within Amycolatopsis sp. FDAARGOS 1241, the genomic segment CGTGAACCGGGAAGAGGTCGGCGTGGTCGCCGACGCCGGTGACGGTATCGCCCACGTCGAGGGCCTCCCCTCGGCCATGGCCAACGAGCTGCTCGAGTTCCCGGGCGGCATCCTCGGTGTGGCGCTGAACCTGGACGCCCGCGAGATCGGTACGGCCATCCTCGGCGACTTCGAGACGATCGAAGAGGGTCAGCCGGTCAAGCGGACCGGCCAGGTGCTGTCCGTGCCGGTCGGCGACGGCTACCTCGGCCGGGTCGTGAACCCGCTGGGCCAGGCCATCGACGGTCTCGGCGAGATCGAGACCACGGACCGGCGCGCCCTGGAGCTCAAGGCCGCCTCGGTGGTCGAGCGCCAGCCGGTGTCCGAGCCGCTGCAGACCGGCATCACCGCCATCGACGCGATGACGCCGATCGGGCGCGGCCAGCGCCAGCTGATCATCGGTGACCGCAAGACGGGCAAGACCGCCGTCGCCGTGGACACCATCATCAACCAGAAGGCCAACTGGGAGACCGGCGACCCGAAGCAGCAGGTCCGCTGCATCTACGTCGCGATCGGCCAGAAGGGCTCCACGATCGCCTCGGTCAAGCAGGCCCTCGAGGACGCCGGCGCGATGGAGTACACGACCATCGTCGCGGCGCCCGCGTCGGACTCGGCCGGCTTCAAGTGGATCGCTCCGTACACCGGCTCGGCCATCGGCCAGCACTGGATGTACGAGGGCAAGCACGTCTTGATCGTGTTCGACGACCTGACCAAGCAGGCCGACGCCTACCGCGCGATCTCGCTGCTGCTGCGCCGCCCGCCGGGCCGCGAGGCGTTCCCCGGCGACGTCTTCTACTTGCACTCCCGTCTCCTCGAGCGGTGCGCCAAGCTGTCGGACGAGCTGGGTGCCGGCTCGCTGACCGGCCTGCCGATCATCGAGACGAAGGCCAACGACGTGTCGGCCTACATCCCGACGAACGTCATCTCGATCACCGATGGCCAGTGCTTCTTCCAGTCGGACCTGTTCAACGCCGGCCAGCGCCCGGCCATCGACGTGGGTATCTCGGTGTCCCGCGTGGGTGGTGCCGCGCAGGTGAAGGCGATGAAGTCGGTCTCGGGCTCGCTGCGCATCGACCTGTCGCAGTACCGCGAGCTCGAGGCGTTCGCCGCCTTCGCCTCGGACCTCGACGACGCGTCGAAGGCGCAGCTCGAGCGCGGTGCGCGCCTGTACGAGGTGCTCAAGCAGCCGCAGTACTCGCCGATCCCGGTCGAGGAGCAGGTCGTCACGGTGTACCTGGGCACGAACGGGCACTACGACTCGGTCCCGACCGAGGACGTGCGCCGCTTCAACCAGGAGTTCCTCGACTCGGCTCGCCGCAAGCACGGCGAGGTCCTGGGCAAGATCCGCGACACCGGCAAGTTCGAGGACGAGACGGCCGACGCGCTCGTGGCCGCGGTGAACGAGTTCAAGAAGGAGTTCACGACGTCCGAGGGCAAGCCCCTGGAGTCGAACGCCGACGCGATGGACGCCGACAAGGTCGGGCAGGAGACCGTCAAGGTCAACAAGCCCGCCCCGAAGAAGTGAGCTGGTAGCTCATGGCCGCACAACTCCGGGAACTTCGGTCGCGCATCAAGGCGACCAAGTCGATCGGCAAGATCACGAAGGCGATGGAGCTCATCGCCACCGCGCGCATCACCAAGGCGCGGGCGAAGGTCGCCGCTTCCCGGCCGTACGCGGACGAGATCACCAAGGTGCTCTCGGCGCTGGCCGGTGCGGCGGCGAACCTCGACCACCCGCTGCTGGTCGAGCGCCCGAACCCGAAGCGCGCGGCTGTCCTCGTCGTCACCAGCGACAAGGGCCAGGCCGGTGGCTACAACGCCAACGTGCTGCGCGCGGCCGAGGAACTGCTCGCCCTGCTCCGCGAGGAGGGCAAGGAGCCCGAGGTCTACGTCACGGGCAACAAGGGGCTCGGCTACTACCGGTTCCGGGGCCGCGAGGTCGTCGACAGCTGGACGGGCTTCTCCGACCAGCCGAAGTACACCGACGCCGTCGAGGTGGGCGAGGCGCTGGTCAAGTCGTTCCTCGCCGGCACGCCGGAAGGTGAGCCGGGTGTCGCCGACGGGGTCGACGAGATCCACGTCGTCTACACCGAGTTCGTCTCGATGCTGACGCAGCGGCCGATCGCCAAGCGGGTCGCGCCGCTCGAGGTCGAGTACACCGAGGGCGAGGAAGAGCAGAAGCCCGCCGGCGAGCTGCTCCCGAGCTACGAGTTCGAGCCGAGCGCCGACAAGCTGCTGGGCGCGCTGCTGCCGAAGTACATCAACACGCGCCTGTACTCGGCGCTGCTGGAGTCGGCGGCGTCCGAACTGGCAGCCCGCCGCACCGCGATGAAGGCCGCGTCGGACAATGCGAACGATCTGGTGAACACGCTGACGCGGGAGGCGAACCAGGCCCGCCAGGCGCAGATCACCCAGGAGATCTCCGAAATCGTCGGTGGCGCGAACGCGCTCACCGCAGCAGGAAGTGATGACTGATGACCAGTACTGAAGCCCCGCGCGCCAAGGGGCGCATCGTCTCGGTGACCGGGCCGGTCGTCGACGTCGAGTTCCCGCGCGGTTCCGTTCCCGACCAGTACAACGCGCTCAAGGTCGACATCGAGTTCGAGCAGCTGCGCAAGACCGTGACCCTCGAGGTCGCGAGCCACCTGGGCGACAACCTCGTCCGCACGATTTCGCTGCAGCCGCAGGACGGCCTCGTCCGCGGCGCGGAGGTCACCGACACCGGCGGCCCCATCACCGTGCCGGTGGGCGACAAGGTCAAGGGCCACGTCTACAACGCCCTCGGCGAGTGCCTCGACGAGCCCGGCTACGGCGAGGACCTCGAGCGCTGGGGCATCCACCGCAACCCGCCGGCCTTCGACCAGCTCGAGGGCAAGACGGAGATGCTGGAGACCGGCCTCAAGGTCGTCGACCTGCTGACCCCGTACGTGCAGGGTGGCAAGATCGGCCTGTTCGGCGGTGCGGGCGTGGGCAAGACGGTGCTGATCAAGGAGATGATCACCCGCGTCGCCCGCAACTTCGGTGGTACCTCGGTGTTCGCCGGCGTCGGCGAGCGCACCCGTGAGGGCAACGACCTCTTCCTGGAGATGTCCGAGGACGGCGTCATCAACGACACCGCCCTCGTCTTCGGTCAGATGGACGAGCCGCCGGGCACCCGCATGCGCGTCGCGCTGTCCGCGCTGACGATGGCGGAGTACTTCCGCGATGTCCAGAACCAGGACGTGCTGCTGTTCATCGACAACATCTTCCGGTTCACCCAGGCCGGTTCCGAGGTGTCGACCCTGCTGGGCCGCATGCCTTCGGCCGTGGGTTACCAGCCGACGCTGGCCGACGAGATGGGCCAGCTGCAGGAGCGCATCACCTCGACCCGTGGCCGGTCGATCACCTCGATGCAGGCGATCTACGTGCCCGCGGACGACTACACCGACCCGGCCCCGGCGACGACGTTCGCCCACCTGGACGCCACCACCGAGCTCTCGCGGTCGGTGTTCCAGAAGGGCATCTTCCCGGCGGTGGACCCGCTGGCGTCGACGTCGACGATCCTCGACCCGGCCATCGTCGGTGAGGACCACTACCGCGTGGCGTCCGAGGTCATCCGGATCCTGCAGAAGTACAAGGAGCTGCAGGACATCATCGCGATCCTCGGCATGGACGAGCTTTCGGAAGAGGACAAGCTCACCGTTCAGCGCGCCCGCCGCATCGAGCGGTTCCTGTCGCAGAACATGCTGGTCGCCGAGGCGTTCACGCAGATCCCGGGCTCGACCGTGCCGCTGTCGGAGACCATCGAGTCGTTCGACCGCATCAGCAAGGGCGACTTCGACCACTACCCGGAGCAGGCGTTCCTGGGCATCGGTGGCCTCGAAGACCTCGAGAAGAAGTACAAGGAAATCACCAAGAAGTGACTTCCGGGGGACGGCGGGGACAGAAGTCCATTGTGGACTGACGGCCCCGCCGTTCTCGTAACCGGACCCGGACCTATTACACTCGGTGGTGACACCCCGAGCGAAGGAGTGCTACGTGGCTGAGATGTCCGTGGAGCTGGTGGCCGTGGAGCGCCGGCTCTGGTCGGGTTCCGCCACCTTCGTGGTGGCACAGACCACCGAGGGCGAGATCGGCATCATGCCCGGCCACGAGCCGGTGCTCGGGCAGCTCGTCGAGGGTGGCGTGGTGAAGATCAACACGACCGACGGTGACGTGCTCACCGCGGCCGTGCACGGCGGTTTCCTCTCGGTGACCGCGACCGGGGTGAGCGTGCTCGCGGAGAGCGCCGAGCTTTCGGACGAGATCGACGTCGACGCGGCCCGCGCGGCCCTGACGACGGACGACGAGGTGGAGCGCGCGAGGGCCTCGGCCCAGCTGCGCGCGGCCGGTCAGTCGGTCTGATCGAGCGAGACGAGCAGGAGCCGCCGTGAAGATCGCCATCGTGGTGCTAGGGCTCCTGATCGTGCTCGCCGTGCTGGTGGCCTGGTACGGCCAGCGGTGGATCCGGATGCGCCGCGGCGGTGGCGTGAGCGTCGCGCTGCGGTGGCGTCCGGACAACCCGCGGGCGAGCTGGCACCTCGGGCTCGGCCGGTACGAGGGCGACGAGTTCGTCTGGTACCGCGTCTGGAGTCTCCGGACCGGCCCGGACCGCGTGTTCCAGCGCGAGAGCATGCAGATCGCCGACCGCCGCGACCCGTCCGGCACGGAGGCGTACGCGGTGCCCGAGGGGTCGACCGTCCTGCGGTGTGAATCGTCCACGCAGGAGGCGATCGAGATCGCGATGGGTCCGGGCGCGCTGACCGGGTTCCTGTCCTGGCTGGAGTCCGCTCCGCCGGGGCGAATGTTGCCGCACGCGTCCTGACCGGGGTATGCCCTCGGGTCATGGAGCGCCCGGGACGACTGAGCGCCGCGGAGTGAGCCGCGCGCAAGCACCGGTGAGCGCGGCTGCCCGAGCCCGTGCGGCTCGAGGACACCACCACGACGCAGGACGTGGAACCCGGAGCCGATTCGACGTGGAACGTCGACTACGAACGCTACTGGGCGGCCCAGGAACGACTCTGAATCAGCCGCCCGGCTTCCAGAGCACGTCACCGTCCGGGTTCGCCAGCCGGGCGAGGATGAACAGCAGGTCCGAAAGCCGGTTGAGGTACTTCACGGCGATCGGGTTCGTCGTGTCCGGCTCGGCCTCGACGAGCACCCAGCCGGAGCGTTCCGCGCGCCGGGTGACGGTGCGGGCCTGGTGCAGGTACGCCGCGCCGGGCGTGCCGCCCGGCAGGATGAACGACGTGAGCTTCGGCAGCCGCTCGTTGAACTCGTCGCACCAGCCCTCCACGCGCCCGAGGTAGGCCTCGGTGATGCGCAGCGGCTCGTACGGGGGATTTTCCTGGATCGGCAGGCACAGGTCCGCGCCGACGTCGAACAGGTCGTCCTGCACGCGCCTCAGGACGGTGGCGATTTCGTCGCCGAGGCCACCGACGGCCACGGCCAGTCCGATGACCGAGTTGGCCTCGTCCGTGTCGGCGTAGGCGCCCAGGCGGGGCGAGGTTTTGGGCACCCGCGAGCCGTCGCCGAGCGCCGTGGTGCCGCTGTCGCCGACCTTCGTGTAGACGCGGTTGATGCGAACGACCATGAGCCAGACTGTACCGGCCCCGCGTGTGCCGAAACTGGGTGAGAGGGCATGATTGGCGGCCATGAGCGAGCACTTCGACGTGCACGGAGGGGCGCGGCTGGTCGGCGAGGTCGACGTGGTCGGGGCCAAGAACAGCGTGCTGAAGCTGATGGCCGCAGCCCTGCTGGCCGAGGGCACCACCACCATCACGAACTGCCCGCAGATCCTCGACGTGCCCCTGATGGCCGACGTCCTGCGCAGCGTCGGCTGCGAGGTCGAGATCGACGGCGACACCGCGCGGATCACCACGCCGGCGTCGCTGTCGCACCGCGCGGACTCGGCGGCGATGGGCAAGCTGCGCGCGTCGGTGTGCGTGCTGGGCCCGCTCGTGGGCCGGCTGAAGAAGGCCGTGGTCGCGCTGCCGGGTGGCGACGCGATCGGCTCGCGACCGCTGGACATGCACCAGAACGGCCTGCGCAAGCTCGGCGCGACGAGCACGATCGAGCACGGTTGCGTCGTCGCCAACGCCGAGGCGTTGGTCGGCGCCCAGATCTGGCTCGACTTCCCGAGTGTCGGCGCGACCGAGAACATCCTGATGGCCGCCGTGCTGGCCGAGGGCACCACGGTGATCGACAACGCCGCGCGCGAGCCCGAGATCGCCGACATCTGCACGATGCTCACGGAGATGGGCGCGAAGATCGA encodes:
- the atpA gene encoding F0F1 ATP synthase subunit alpha, which gives rise to MAELTISSDEIRSAIENYVSSYAPDVNREEVGVVADAGDGIAHVEGLPSAMANELLEFPGGILGVALNLDAREIGTAILGDFETIEEGQPVKRTGQVLSVPVGDGYLGRVVNPLGQAIDGLGEIETTDRRALELKAASVVERQPVSEPLQTGITAIDAMTPIGRGQRQLIIGDRKTGKTAVAVDTIINQKANWETGDPKQQVRCIYVAIGQKGSTIASVKQALEDAGAMEYTTIVAAPASDSAGFKWIAPYTGSAIGQHWMYEGKHVLIVFDDLTKQADAYRAISLLLRRPPGREAFPGDVFYLHSRLLERCAKLSDELGAGSLTGLPIIETKANDVSAYIPTNVISITDGQCFFQSDLFNAGQRPAIDVGISVSRVGGAAQVKAMKSVSGSLRIDLSQYRELEAFAAFASDLDDASKAQLERGARLYEVLKQPQYSPIPVEEQVVTVYLGTNGHYDSVPTEDVRRFNQEFLDSARRKHGEVLGKIRDTGKFEDETADALVAAVNEFKKEFTTSEGKPLESNADAMDADKVGQETVKVNKPAPKK
- a CDS encoding F0F1 ATP synthase subunit gamma; protein product: MAAQLRELRSRIKATKSIGKITKAMELIATARITKARAKVAASRPYADEITKVLSALAGAAANLDHPLLVERPNPKRAAVLVVTSDKGQAGGYNANVLRAAEELLALLREEGKEPEVYVTGNKGLGYYRFRGREVVDSWTGFSDQPKYTDAVEVGEALVKSFLAGTPEGEPGVADGVDEIHVVYTEFVSMLTQRPIAKRVAPLEVEYTEGEEEQKPAGELLPSYEFEPSADKLLGALLPKYINTRLYSALLESAASELAARRTAMKAASDNANDLVNTLTREANQARQAQITQEISEIVGGANALTAAGSDD
- the atpD gene encoding F0F1 ATP synthase subunit beta; the protein is MTSTEAPRAKGRIVSVTGPVVDVEFPRGSVPDQYNALKVDIEFEQLRKTVTLEVASHLGDNLVRTISLQPQDGLVRGAEVTDTGGPITVPVGDKVKGHVYNALGECLDEPGYGEDLERWGIHRNPPAFDQLEGKTEMLETGLKVVDLLTPYVQGGKIGLFGGAGVGKTVLIKEMITRVARNFGGTSVFAGVGERTREGNDLFLEMSEDGVINDTALVFGQMDEPPGTRMRVALSALTMAEYFRDVQNQDVLLFIDNIFRFTQAGSEVSTLLGRMPSAVGYQPTLADEMGQLQERITSTRGRSITSMQAIYVPADDYTDPAPATTFAHLDATTELSRSVFQKGIFPAVDPLASTSTILDPAIVGEDHYRVASEVIRILQKYKELQDIIAILGMDELSEEDKLTVQRARRIERFLSQNMLVAEAFTQIPGSTVPLSETIESFDRISKGDFDHYPEQAFLGIGGLEDLEKKYKEITKK
- a CDS encoding F0F1 ATP synthase subunit epsilon, whose product is MAEMSVELVAVERRLWSGSATFVVAQTTEGEIGIMPGHEPVLGQLVEGGVVKINTTDGDVLTAAVHGGFLSVTATGVSVLAESAELSDEIDVDAARAALTTDDEVERARASAQLRAAGQSV
- a CDS encoding DUF2550 domain-containing protein; the protein is MKIAIVVLGLLIVLAVLVAWYGQRWIRMRRGGGVSVALRWRPDNPRASWHLGLGRYEGDEFVWYRVWSLRTGPDRVFQRESMQIADRRDPSGTEAYAVPEGSTVLRCESSTQEAIEIAMGPGALTGFLSWLESAPPGRMLPHAS
- a CDS encoding cob(I)yrinic acid a,c-diamide adenosyltransferase, which produces MVVRINRVYTKVGDSGTTALGDGSRVPKTSPRLGAYADTDEANSVIGLAVAVGGLGDEIATVLRRVQDDLFDVGADLCLPIQENPPYEPLRITEAYLGRVEGWCDEFNERLPKLTSFILPGGTPGAAYLHQARTVTRRAERSGWVLVEAEPDTTNPIAVKYLNRLSDLLFILARLANPDGDVLWKPGG